In Cotesia glomerata isolate CgM1 unplaced genomic scaffold, MPM_Cglom_v2.3 scaffold_1807, whole genome shotgun sequence, the sequence TCTCTAAGGATCTTTAGTTATGCATATGGAGGAGGGTAGAGAATGGGAGAATTGTCTTGTATGGGGGACAAACTGAAAAAGTGTCCAGCTGTAAGCTTTAAATAACAGTTCAACAATCGTCCAGAATGGCGCTCGTGCATATTCAGAGTAGGTGTGGTCTTGGCAATCGTAGACGAATTGAAGTGAGCctagttataaaatttaatattttccgTGACTAGAGTAGTTAGTTACAGTAGAGTATTAAACACCTCTACTATTTACGTAGtctcaaatatttttagtaaatataaCCTGAAATAACCATTGTAAGCAATTTTGAAggaaattgatttaatttttgtgaacgTTAAACTAATTTTCAAGGGTTTAACTAAtaacaattttcaaaacaataaaacaataatggGCAAAAGTTTGTGTGGTGAAAAAGTTGTCCAAGTGGGCGTAGGttaaaaagtacaaaaaataattcgccTCAGTCAGTTTCATATTTTCAagtaaatgtatgtaaaataattttgcattaaatattttctttattaacgatcctttatttttaaaatttttttaccaagcCAAcacatttacattttttgtttacatAAATTCACAGACACCGGCGAGATTACAAAATTGGAAAACTTCATTGGGCATTGAATTGAAAGCTTCTGATTTTGTTTGTCATCTTCATTTTAAAGAAGAGCACATAAAAACGTATGAAAAGTTTTTCATAAAAGGAGAGCTCAAGATTTTTCCTACAGGGaaaaaaatactcataaaTGAAGCTTTACCAACTATCGAACATCAGTTCGTCCCATACCAGCATATGAACTCCCTGGCGGAGGTACCGTCCATGAACAGTTTCCAACCAAACTTCCATTGCAATCACTCTGAAGACGAACAGCAGTATCAAGTACAAGAAAACAATGTAGAACAACAGAAAGTATGAGTAAATCAggaattttctaataattttatggatGACAATGTACAAACTGAAAAAGATTTGGACGAACCACTGTTAAGTCAACAAGCACACTATGACTTAAAGAATCACCAGGAAACCGAAGCAAGTACCCAATCAGAGAATTTTAGGgataatctaaataaatttatagcaCTACCACCGTTTTGGATGTACGGAGATAAACCAAATGGACCTGAATTTATGCGAATGGATCCAACAACTGAGCGGATCACAAACCGCTTACGTTTAAATGAGGATAAATCAATTACTGtaagtattaatttatgtacgagtaaatatatctttttttttggcgacaattattaattactatccAATTGCAGGTTATTTTTCGTAATAATGAAGAATTGATTCTAAACGACAAAATTGATTTACATAGTAATATTTACGATTACTTAAAATCTGTAGAACGATGGCCACTGTGGGTTGGCACTCAAATTGATAGTAACAGgtaagattaatttatttctacataATCAAATGTATGAGCTACTCATTGACGGTTTTATATccatataatattaataataacatcaATTTTCAGGTATTCGAAAATTTGTAAAGGTACGATTGTTGGTGATGATGCTTACATAAGAAATCAACCAAATCCAACCAATTATTTAATCTCACAAAGCAGTTAGAAGAGTGTGTTTTACGAGCTGTCAGTAAAGGTCTTCCTAATATTGAAACTATTTCCGAAATATCtgaagaactaaaaaaaaaagatttattgagAGTTGGGTGCGttgaacataaaaataaattaactaaaaaagttattgacatttatattGTTATGCGCGCTCATTTTTTGGCTAAATCAGAAAATAAGCGCTATGATGCAGCCAAAACTAAAACAAAGATGAATCGAAAAAATG encodes:
- the LOC123274014 gene encoding uncharacterized protein LOC123274014: MDDNVQTEKDLDEPLLSQQAHYDLKNHQETEASTQSENFRDNLNKFIALPPFWMYGDKPNGPEFMRMDPTTERITNRLRLNEDKSITVIFRNNEELILNDKIDLHSNIYDYLKSVERWPLWVGTQIDSNRYSKICKGTIVGDDAYIRNQPNPTNYLISQSS